One Salvia miltiorrhiza cultivar Shanhuang (shh) chromosome 6, IMPLAD_Smil_shh, whole genome shotgun sequence genomic window, ATCACACGGTTGTTGGGTGCATTTATACCAACTCAAAGTCATACACATTTGTTAAGGAAACAACCTTAAATTTACGAACTTAATTGGTCCGTACACGGTTGCTGGTAGGTAGTTAATGAAAAATACCAATCAAATGTTCATTCATCACTCATTTgaacaagaaagaagaagaaaatcctcTCGAAACACATACACGGTAGTACACGGTTGCTccgaatataaaaaaaaatcatctaaagGCTTGTATTACATAAGGTATgtgaaatacatattttttttaaaatttcggcTGTACACGGTTTGTGTTCTtgagtacacggttgtacacagTTTGAGTTTTagtgattttttgttgtttatttcaataattatgttatatatatgacttattacatgttttggaCTAAAAAACGGCATAAAAAACACTCTGTACGCAAATTACCTTATTTTTGAACCCTTAGTGTTCTtctgtacacggttagggttTCCGTGTACACGGTTGTGTATACGGTTGTACACGATGGTCGATTTTGCTGTACACGGTTGGGTTGAATATGATTTTGATGTTATTTTTAGCATGTTTGTATATTCAGTTGATGTATTGGGGTACACGGTTTCCTGTTTGTGTATTTAATGTTGTATTTTTGTCGTTTTGAAGCAGATGTCATTTCAAGCAATCGTTATACGGCACAGTGGTCAGTGGAAATTAACCGAGTATGAAGGAGGCGATGAGGTTGTCGTGTACATGTCTAAGGAAGACCTTTGTCATGCGAAGTTGATGCAAGAGGTGCACGATCAATTAAACGAGGATGGTCGATCCACTTATATGCTTTTCTACACATCGACCACGGACGAAGGGCGAAAAATAAAAGTGGCTTTGAAGACTGATTCGGATTTGAACCGGCTGATTTCTTAGCATAAGAAATATCCCGTTGTTTACGTGATCGAGAAGGGAAAACAATCTGCGGCTCCGGTTCCTCAGACTCAAGAGCGGGTATATTATGAGGGACAACGGTCTACTGTGTTTCCTATCGAGACGGACGTTGGAAGAAGTATCCCTACACACGATGATAGTAGGGACGATTCATCGTCgcaggaggaggaagacgagtccgagtcttcggatgaggaagaagaggcgATACGACGCAGAGAGATATTGGATTCAGTGTCGACTGAACAAGAAGCGTAGAGACAGACAGGGCCTCAGAATTTCACATCGGATGATCAGCCCGATGTCGAGCCTCGTGTTGGAGTTCAGCAGCTTGAGGCACGTGATTGGGGGATTCCAGTCCTCGATTTTGACGATGCGCCGGCATTAGGTTGGGAGGATTCTAACGTATTGGAGAGCGGAATATTATCAGTGGGGGCTCTATTCCGGTCGAAGGATGATTTGGCAATCGCTGTTGGCCTGTACCATATGGAGAATCACGTGGAGTACGCCGTGGATCGTTCCAGTATGACCCGTTTGTGGTTTGTTTGCAAACTTGGCAACGATTGTCCGTTCATGCTGCGAGCCGTTCAGAGTGCATCGATCTGGAGAGTGATCAAGGTGGTGATGGATCATACCTGCCATATGGATTTGAATCGCACTGCCCCGAGACAGATTCCGGCGAGGGTTGTTGGAAGATATTTTGCACGGAAATTGGTAGGCGAGGGGGTCGTTTTGAAGCCGAAGGAGATGATGTCAGAGATGCAACGCTTATTCGGTATTGAGATCAATTACAGCTTCGCTCTCCGTGCAAGAAACATCGCGATTGAGATGACATATGGTGATTTTGGGAACTCGTATAAGATGCTCCCATCGTATTTGTATATGCTGAGAATGAGTAATACCGGCACATTATACGACCTTGAGATGAAGGATGATGGCAAGTTCCATCATATGTTTGTTGTACTTGGACAGAGCGTGGCTGCCTTTGAGAAGGGTTACTTGAGGCCGATCATCGTCGTAGACGGGACCCATCTGAAGGGAAGGAACGGCGGTATTTTGTTCGTTGCTGTTACAAAGGATGGGAACGAAGCAATATTTCCTCTCGCAGTTGGGCTTGGTCCTATCGAGAATGACGAGTCTTGGACTTGGTTCTTCCACCGACTGCGGACTTGCTTTGGTCAGCCGGATGATCTCTTGATTGTGTCTGATCAGCACAAGAGCATCAGAAATGCTGTGGAGTGTGTCTACCCGAACGTCCCTCACGGATTGTGCTATTACCATCTGCAGAAGAATCTCGCGCATTATGGGCAGCATGTAGCTGCAGTCTTCAAAGCAGCGGCATATTCCTATCGATCAGACTATTTTCAAAGGAATTTTTCTGCGCTTCAAGTACTGAAAGTCAACGCGCACACACGCCTCGACACTATTGGTGTGGAGAGATGGGCCAGGTCCAAGTGCCCTGTACGACGCACGAGCTTTATGACGTCGAATGCTGCCGAGACGATGAACAGTAGACTGTTGTGGGCACGACGCCTCCCAGTTGCTTCATTGATCGAGACCTATCGAGCCATTATGGAGAAATGGTTCGATAGGCGACGCATCTCGGCTGCATCGAGGTCACATGAGTTGACTGAGGTAGTAGAGGGAAAGTTGCATGTGGCTGTCGAAGCGGGTCGGCAATTGGCTGTTCGAGGGACGACGACGCACATGtttagtgttgaggatgatCATGCATTCTACATTGTCGATCTTGAGAATCGGACTTGTAGTTGTGCTCAGTTCGACCTGGATGACATTCCGTATCGTCATGCTTGTGCCGCTATTAGGTACctcatttattacaaattttgcatattgcattaattttttgtaaatttatctttttatctTTGCATTTTATTAGGCGTGCAGGACTGCAAGTCACGGATTTTGTTGGAGGATATTTCAAACAATCCGTGTTGTTGGCCACATATATGGAGCGTATTGTTCCCGTTCCACATCCTACGTATTGGAATGTGCCCGATGAGATATCAGCCTATGTTGTGAAACCCCCGGATATCACGATCCATGCGGGACGACCGAAGTTGAGTAGGGCTCGTTCAGCAGTTGAAGGTCCTCCTAATTCGGGTCCTCCTAATTCTCGACCTCAAGTATGCTCACGTTACAAGGGTAGAGGTCACAATGCCCGGAGATGCACAGCGCAAGTACTTGCATTGGACTTGAACGTGCCGGTGGAGGGTGTCGAGCAACCACCCGATGCACGAAGGCGGCGAAAGAAGAAATGCGGCATTTGTAGGAGTGGAACACACACTAGGAATGCATGTCCTCAAAATGTTGGGTCGTGAGTGATTTTGAATCTTTGATCTTCAAAATGTTGTTGGAATGTTGTTGGATGTTTACTTGTTGTTTGGGGTCTGAATTTGTTGTTGGTATTTGTTGAACTTgctttaaaattcgaaaaacAGGGGTTTTGGGGGTGAACAAGGGCTGAATGAGCTCTGTACACGGTTAgaccctaaccgtgtacagtTTCACGAAACCGTGCACGCAACTGTGCACGGAAGAACTCGCAACCGTGCACGGTGACACGGTTAGGGTCTGTCCGTGTGCGGTACACGGTTTTGAGTTCTTCCGTGCACGATTGCGTACACGGTTTCGAGAAACTGTACACGGTTAGGGCCTAACCGTGTACAGAGCTCATTCAGCCATTGTTCACCCCAAAAACACCAACAAGGGATAAAATCAAGTGTATTTTAACAACCAACAACCATGccaaacacaaaaacagcaaaccACCAAACATAAGCACAAAAAATCACAAATCAAACCACCAAACAACAGTAAATCAAGTGTATTCTAACAGTCAtcaaaatcacaaaaaaattgttcaatTAGAGGTCACTAATCACGAACGCCATTGAATAGGGGGAGGATCCGTACACAACTCCCATATCCTAACAGCCATAATTTATCGAAACTTTTTTATCTGTGCGGGTGTCCTCAGCTGCTCCCGTTTTGGTGTGCCACAAATCAAACGATCCagataagcacatgcaaacacACCACAACTTACACTATCTTCTTGGAGGAATTGCTCTCAGATTGGCATCATGACGAGCTTCATAGCCATATGTGGAGCGTGCACAAACCTCACGAGATTGTGTGCAAAATAACCCACAGTGTGCAGCAATTTAGGCATCAGGCGAGTGATTGGCTTCAATGCATTTAGTCGACGCTTTTGTGTACCTTCCACATGTGACAGTGAGTCATACACTCTCACCTCCCATGCGGAGATAGATATAACCACAGTACACCAATGATTATTATCGACATTGCAAATAACAAAAATCTGCAAcacaatatgaaaaatatttagaaaCGTTACGTATTTCAGTTAGAAAATTccaaaatatgtttatattatactTACCTCACTCGCTTCCAACCAAGGCCATGTATGGTCTGAATCAGTTCCATGAAACATGGCGATCAGCTTGTCGGGCACCACCTACTCCTCGTATCCATGTCGATCCTGAATGTCATTCCAATCTGGCTCATTCGGATGCAACGACCTGAACTCTCTCCAAAGGGTCCCCTACAATCACAAATTCATGATTAATTTATAGGTACTCGTATACATAAACAGAAATTATTCTACCAAAAACATACATAAAAATCCAGAAAAGCTATCGGCGTTCTAGCCCGTGTCACACCTGCAACGAGCTTCGTCTGCCCCCGAGCTATCCACTCTTGATTTTGGCGGAGCCGTCGGAGAGCCTTCAGATTCCATAGGTCTAATATCTGCttaaaaaaatcatgattaatTATGGACAATGCAAATCTTAAGAAACACAgtaaaatcaaattattataCCTCCCCGTCCAACTCCTCGCGAGGATTCATAATTCGTTGGAATAGCTCCTGGGACATCACGTAACCCGTCTCGATCACTTGCACAAAAGTACCCGGCGGCGATCTCATAAACGCCTTGAAGCCCCGCTTCTTCGCCTTCAGCACCCCCTTACCATACGGCAAGGCCGGGTCAATAACCAAGCGGTGAGGCCTCTCTCTAGCATCCGCCTCCTCCTCTGACGAAGTCCAGGAAACATTCAGATCATCATCTACATCCCCCGTCTTAGGCGCATGGGTCTCTGGATTATGGTACCCAGCCGATGGCCCTGGGCGATCACTGTGACGTGAGGCGGATCGCCTCAAAGATGTCTGCCTCTCACCATGATGTGAGGCTGATCGCCTCATAGATGCCTCCCTCTCACTGTGACGTGAGGCAGATCGCCGCTGACTCGCATGGGGTGGATCCTCTCCACGCTCTGATCGTCTCTGACTGCCACGAGGCGGATCCATGTCTCCAACTAAGTGCCTATGGCTCACATGAGGTGGATCCTCACGCTCTGATCGCCTAGGACTAGGAATGTGAGATGTAGACCGTCTGTGACTGGGTCTCGGCTGGTCGAACTCCTCACTCCTATGTCTATGACGACTGGCATGGCTGGATGATGATCTATGCCTCCTCGAAGAAGAGCGTCTCCCAAAGATGTCCTTCACAGCGGCTATGACCTTCTTCGTAATTTTGGCGACCAGTCCATGCTCAGAGTCGTCATCTACAAGCCAGCGCCGTATCTCGCGCCGCATCTCAGGGATCACGGTCCGGATCTGCTCCTGTGTGATACGGGCAATCAGGTCATCATCGCGTCGCCTCCAATAATCCTCATCTCGATCTGCCTGAGGCTCGCGATCATCAAACTCCTCTGACCTGCGCCGCTTCGACGGGCTGCCAGCCGGCTCCTCATACGTCTGTCTATATCGCTCGACATGGACATGGACAGGCTGCTTCTCACGAGCCCTCTCTGCTCGTGAGCTACTCCTCGGCACAGGGGGAGGCCTAACAGGAGGAGGCCTAACAGGAGGAGGCGGCTCCGGTACAAGTGGCTCTGTCAAGCCAGCATATCTCCCTCCAGGATGGTATCGTACAGAAAAAGGCTCTGGAAGCCTCAGAGTCTGCAAATACCATGAATCATTCTCCTCCTCGACCGGTTCGAGTGTCCGGTGACACTCGTCCTGCACAAAGATGAATCgatcatttctcattattcgTTAATGATAACATAATAAAAGGATTGAAACTgtaaaaaaaacaacaataattacctCATCGACATCAAAAAAGTGGGCGAAGTCAGAAGCCGACTTCCAAGTCGTCCAGTTGACCAATCGTGGCATCTGGAAGCTCGTGTCACGAGCCCCACACGCGCGGCCCAACCTCGGAATGGCCTCGTACGACCAAATCTGTAATGCCCATATGGGCCCATAGAAGTGGTACGTCCTCCTAGTACCGGTAATCTTCGCGGGATGCTTCTTAAACACACTCATCCCATGGCACAAAATCTGGAATGAGTAAGAGCCCCACGGGAAGTCGATCCATGCCTGATCATCCTCTACCAGTGCCCACACCCAATCGTGCACGTATTTATAATCCCGACAGAAGATGAGATCATACGCCACGAGAATATTGACCACCTTCAAATAATCCTGGGCACTGTTGCCCAGACTGCGGCTAACGAACCGCTTCCGCAGATCCTTCACTTCCACCTTCTTGCCTTTCAAAACTCGGTGCCATAGACTCTGCTTCCCAACACGGTGATCCACATTAGGATCAAAACGCTGCGGGGATGGCCCGAAGCACAACCCTGTCACCAGACAATACTCCACTGCGCCGAATCGAATGTCGTGTCCACCAACGTGGAACCACTTCTCCCACGGACCGAATGCTTCGTCATACAACTCCCGTGCAAGAAGATGGTGCAGTGCGGCATTCGCACTATCCTGCCTCTTCAACTGAAGTAAATGCCCAAACGGACCTTTCTTAAATTGTTCAAAACACCGGTAATGCGTCAGACAGGTCTCCACTTCCTTCAGTGTTTTGTCCTTGATGTAGTGATTGATTCGTCCGGCATAACCTTGCATGTACGGACGTAACCAAACATGCCTCGGAGGCTGCAATTAATTCAAAATGATGATCAGTATCAAAAAATATCAACCGTTTACGATTCTagaccaaccgtgtacaaccgtgtacgattatagaccaaccgtgtacaaccgtttTAGACTATagaccaaccgtgtacaaccgtgtacagaTGAACAAACCGtgtacggttgtacacggttaaaTCTAGCACGAAAAATACATCTATACGTTGAAAatacataattagggcatattaAATCATTTAATACTAATCGTGTCACATAAATACCTAATCGTGTATAACCGTGTACTGAAGAACtatacacggttgtacacggttgttcAAATTACTTTCCAGATTCAAAATTTCGCAAATTACCAACATTATGCCATACATAAACACCTAATAATCAACTATTGTGCACAATTTAACAATACAAaacacataaatttaaattttaacaaatatatTTCACGGTCACTTACCGAATTCGGCGTCGGGTATTTTTCCCTCCTCGATGTACTCGGGCGATGGCCTCGTTCTACAGGCTGTTCTTCCTCTCTCGAGTAGTCGGATTCAGTTTCACTCATTGTTAATTGAGAAGATAGAATAATTCACGAAGTCGTTTTTGCTCTATTATGGAGTACACGGCTTTGGGGTTTCAATTTTCAAACCACACACGGTAGGTAGTTTGTAGAAAAGAGTGAGAGGCGTGAAATTGGGTGAAATTTTGCTCTCAAATTGGGTGAAATTTGAGCTTGTACAAGAGAGGGAAATGGTGTGCACACACGGTAGTTTCACTTGGAAATTTTCTTGAGCAAAAGAGTGAGAGGCGTGAAAATTCTGTGCATA contains:
- the LOC130990422 gene encoding uncharacterized protein LOC130990422: MVDFAVHGWVEYDFDVIFSMFVYSVDVLGYTMSFQAIVIRHSGQWKLTEYEGGDEVVVYMSKEDLCHAKLMQEHKKYPVVYVIEKGKQSAAPVPQTQERVYYEGQRSTVFPIETDVGRSIPTHDDSRDDSSSQEEEDESESSDEEEEPDVEPRVGVQQLEARDWGIPVLDFDDAPALGWEDSNVLESGILSVGALFRSKDDLAIAVGLYHMENHVEYAVDRSSMTRLWFVCKLGNDCPFMLRAVQSASIWRVIKVVMDHTCHMDLNRTAPRQIPARVVGRYFARKLVGEGVVLKPKEMMSEMQRLFGIEINYSFALRARNIAIEMTYGDFGNSYKMLPSYLYMLRMSNTGTLYDLEMKDDGKFHHMFVVLGQSVAAFEKGYLRPIIVVDGTHLKGRNGGILFVAVTKDGNEAIFPLAVGLGPIENDESWTWFFHRLRTCFGQPDDLLIVSDQHKSIRNAVECVYPNVPHGLCYYHLQKNLAHYGQHVAAVFKAAAYSYRSDYFQRNFSALQVLKVNAHTRLDTIGVERWARSKCPVRRTSFMTSNAAETMNSRLLWARRLPVASLIETYRAIMEKWFDRRRISAASRSHELTEVVEGKLHVAVEAGRQLAVRGTTTHMFSVEDDHAFYIVDLENRTCSCAQFDLDDIPYRHACAAIRRAGLQVTDFVGGYFKQSVLLATYMERIVPVPHPTYWNVPDEISAYVVKPPDITIHAGRPKLSRARSAVEGPPNSGPPNSRPQVCSRYKGRGHNARRCTAQVLALDLNVPVEGVEQPPDARRRRKKKCGICRSGTHTRNACPQNVGSGFGGEQGLNELCTRLDPNRVQFHETVHATVHGRTRNRAR